A genomic stretch from Spongiibacter nanhainus includes:
- a CDS encoding BcsE family c-di-GMP-binding protein has product MQTSLPVDSSELLPGKLYALLCQTQPDALLLLQLFSQVDAPRIIVMQSHQSLALGGLSKGQSSLVRRLMLSSESSWFWPDTEQGDTTRDFDSLLDEVKRLHPRHGRHILLCTPESAFDGLTEQSLEVRLEAFAEWADKRDVAVLFLIHGEFNHLRRRLIASHALSGAAFCQSVDDAHLSYHLLHWSSGVGVHADREWLLQHNADGELTALHEIGGERGDVPKVPKTGNLAKAATVPQPGADDGIIFATKASVADGGDSSLLPPEFAPLAEDNASLLAQLADVQTATIVLDCDSLERAKEVGAQCYQLRRRYGAGLKIVVRETQDSLRYAEEHYLLLAGVNLLVPHSVVFSLFLTQLAALEGQWFYRDIPANLGALLESWPRYAILGYVDARLFVDQSRSAFDQAINSDTDSVLVQLTPARDITDTDCLPLCQLRRTGDAVTAVDGQLYMLFRACRLSDAHIALKNSFSLPVSELFRSYQFFTENDEVEQVLGRINQGDTFIDSTTGRRLMRPGSGDPSVNTLSVTGQSFTAGYARLSPLPLD; this is encoded by the coding sequence GTGCAAACATCACTGCCGGTAGACAGTAGTGAACTGCTACCCGGAAAGCTATACGCACTGCTGTGCCAAACACAGCCGGATGCGCTGTTGCTACTACAGCTGTTTTCGCAGGTCGATGCCCCCCGTATTATCGTTATGCAATCTCACCAAAGCCTCGCTCTTGGTGGCCTCTCTAAGGGACAATCTTCTCTAGTACGGAGGTTGATGCTGAGTAGTGAAAGTAGCTGGTTTTGGCCCGATACTGAGCAAGGCGATACCACCAGGGACTTCGATTCATTGCTTGATGAGGTCAAACGCCTACATCCCCGGCACGGCCGCCACATTTTGCTTTGCACGCCCGAATCGGCCTTCGATGGACTCACCGAGCAGTCATTGGAAGTACGACTGGAGGCTTTTGCAGAGTGGGCAGACAAACGCGACGTCGCCGTACTGTTCTTAATACACGGCGAATTCAATCATTTGCGCAGACGCTTGATTGCCAGCCACGCTTTATCTGGCGCAGCGTTTTGCCAATCCGTCGACGACGCCCACCTTAGCTACCACCTCCTGCATTGGAGCAGCGGCGTGGGCGTGCATGCAGACCGCGAATGGCTACTACAGCACAACGCCGACGGCGAATTAACCGCGCTCCACGAGATAGGGGGAGAGCGCGGCGATGTCCCTAAAGTTCCGAAGACTGGTAACCTCGCGAAAGCAGCAACTGTGCCTCAGCCCGGAGCGGATGATGGCATTATCTTCGCGACTAAAGCTTCGGTGGCAGACGGTGGCGACAGCTCTCTATTACCCCCGGAATTTGCGCCACTGGCAGAAGACAACGCGAGTCTGCTGGCACAGCTCGCCGACGTGCAAACCGCAACCATTGTACTGGATTGTGACAGCCTCGAACGCGCCAAGGAGGTTGGGGCCCAGTGCTACCAGCTGCGACGTCGATACGGAGCAGGGCTCAAAATTGTCGTGCGGGAGACACAGGATAGCCTGCGCTACGCCGAGGAGCATTATTTGCTACTGGCGGGAGTAAACCTGTTGGTTCCGCACTCGGTGGTATTTTCACTGTTTTTGACTCAACTTGCAGCGCTAGAAGGACAGTGGTTTTACCGAGACATCCCCGCAAATTTGGGTGCCCTTTTGGAAAGCTGGCCTCGCTACGCGATACTGGGTTATGTCGACGCCAGACTGTTTGTCGATCAAAGTCGCAGCGCCTTTGACCAAGCCATTAATTCAGACACCGACAGTGTGCTTGTCCAACTGACCCCTGCACGGGATATTACCGATACAGATTGTTTACCGCTATGCCAACTGCGACGTACCGGCGATGCCGTTACTGCCGTTGACGGCCAGCTATACATGCTGTTCCGGGCCTGTCGACTCAGTGATGCTCACATCGCCCTGAAAAATAGTTTCTCTCTACCGGTGAGCGAGCTATTCCGTTCCTATCAGTTTTTTACAGAGAACGACGAGGTGGAGCAGGTACTAGGACGGATAAACCAGGGCGATACGTTTATCGACAGCACCACAGGACGTCGTCTTATGCGACCGGGCAGTGGCGACCCGTCCGTTAACACCCTCTCGGTAACAGGGCAGAGCTTTACAGCAGGCTACGCTCGTCTTAGCCCTCTGCCGCTGGATTAG
- the bcsR gene encoding BcsR/BcsP family cellulose biosynthesis protein, giving the protein MAKQSDDIRVLYRAFGHSDLPYREVASLTRYRYAVAKWPLLARCSPEGHSDLTADRDDTQSMTKDSD; this is encoded by the coding sequence ATGGCCAAGCAAAGCGACGATATCAGAGTGTTATACCGTGCATTTGGTCACAGTGATCTGCCTTACCGAGAGGTTGCCTCCCTGACGCGCTATCGCTACGCCGTCGCCAAGTGGCCTCTGTTGGCTCGCTGTAGCCCTGAGGGGCATTCTGATTTGACCGCCGATCGCGATGACACCCAGAGTATGACTAAGGATAGTGATTGA
- the bcsA gene encoding UDP-forming cellulose synthase catalytic subunit encodes MVRKRNESGILQLLLTSQAAQRFEPQFRAYRRDGRDYNTMGRLLVGTWLVIALIMFKPAIRGVDMWRWPLLLFPHINFNHPSLIDLPRFLVQSVWLLFIRQPKPASSSPRPAYRLALRRTHHFLFHSLAWLRLSVRRLLRLAWRRVPDEEAAAMQSLRLGVVEIVLIAVVIVLALLCITVPFSLAAQAVFVASLLGLAIVLRQMPGRFSMMLLIVLSLVVSTRYIWWRTTSTLNWDETLGLSFGLLLLFAEIYAWVVLVLGYFQNIWPLNRSPVPLPEDETQWPCIDLFIPTYNEDLEVVRATVYAALGIDWPKSKLNIYILDDGKRDSFKEFAEALSVGYIRRPTNEHAKAGNINYALKHTDGEFVAIFDCDHIPTRAFFQVSMGWFLADPKLALMQTPHHFYSPDPFERNLANFRKVPSEGNLFYGLVQDGNDMWNASFFCGSCAVIRRKPLEEVGGIAVETVTEDAHTSLRLHRRGYRSAYLRAPISAGLATETLSAHVGQRIRWARGMAQILRIDNPLVGPGLKWQQRLCYFNAMLHFLAGVPRLIFLTAPLVFLLLHVHVIYAPAVMILLYVFPHMFHSSVVNSLIQGRYRYSFWGEVYESVLAWYVARPTTVALFAPHKGKFNVTAKGGKVEKEYYDWVISKPYITLVLLNLAGLVWGGYRLAAGAEIERSAVIINMLWVVYNMMLLGAAAAVAREVKQVRSAPRVEVDIPASILLTSGHRLHGSLRDFSLGGVRVAVEDMNLMRDQRHMQVVLERGSERFAFPVEKVFANDDVIGFRLGQLSNEQLINYVQCTFARGDLWVRWKDNYRADQPGMSFAQILSAAVRGYQRMVSMGPAPLPQLYRLYQRVTTGLASLRPVPVQAVGV; translated from the coding sequence ATGGTCCGCAAGCGCAATGAAAGCGGTATCCTCCAGTTGCTTTTGACCTCGCAAGCAGCGCAGCGTTTTGAGCCTCAGTTTCGCGCGTACCGGCGAGATGGTCGGGATTACAACACCATGGGGCGCTTGTTGGTCGGAACATGGTTGGTGATTGCATTGATCATGTTCAAGCCCGCTATCCGTGGTGTTGATATGTGGCGTTGGCCACTGTTGCTGTTTCCCCATATCAACTTTAACCACCCTAGCTTGATCGATTTGCCTCGCTTCCTGGTGCAAAGCGTATGGTTGTTATTTATTCGTCAGCCTAAACCTGCGAGCTCGTCACCGCGACCAGCCTATCGTCTGGCGCTGCGCCGTACCCATCACTTCCTCTTTCACAGTTTGGCATGGCTTCGTCTGTCGGTGAGGCGCTTGCTGCGATTGGCCTGGCGCCGGGTGCCTGATGAGGAGGCTGCCGCGATGCAATCTCTGCGCCTCGGGGTGGTAGAGATAGTTCTGATCGCCGTGGTGATTGTGCTGGCGCTGTTGTGTATTACCGTACCATTCAGCCTTGCAGCGCAGGCCGTTTTTGTGGCGTCTTTGTTGGGACTGGCCATCGTATTGCGGCAAATGCCCGGACGTTTTTCGATGATGTTGCTGATCGTCCTGTCGCTGGTGGTATCAACCCGTTATATCTGGTGGCGGACCACGTCCACGCTTAACTGGGATGAGACCCTAGGCCTGTCCTTTGGATTGTTGCTTTTGTTTGCCGAGATATACGCTTGGGTAGTCCTGGTGTTGGGTTACTTCCAGAACATCTGGCCTTTGAATCGCAGTCCGGTGCCGCTGCCGGAGGATGAAACCCAATGGCCCTGCATCGATCTGTTTATTCCAACTTACAACGAAGACCTGGAAGTCGTCCGGGCGACGGTCTATGCCGCGCTGGGCATTGATTGGCCGAAAAGTAAACTCAATATCTATATCCTCGATGATGGCAAGCGAGACAGCTTTAAAGAGTTCGCCGAAGCGTTGAGCGTGGGTTATATCCGGCGTCCAACCAATGAACATGCCAAGGCGGGCAATATTAACTATGCGCTAAAGCACACCGATGGCGAATTTGTTGCGATATTCGACTGCGACCATATCCCCACCCGGGCCTTTTTTCAGGTCTCTATGGGCTGGTTTTTGGCCGACCCCAAATTGGCGTTGATGCAGACTCCTCACCACTTTTACTCACCAGATCCGTTTGAACGGAATCTGGCCAACTTCAGAAAAGTACCGAGTGAGGGAAACCTGTTCTACGGTTTGGTTCAAGATGGCAACGATATGTGGAACGCCAGTTTTTTCTGTGGTTCGTGCGCGGTTATCCGTCGCAAGCCATTGGAAGAGGTTGGGGGAATCGCCGTAGAGACGGTGACTGAAGACGCCCATACGTCGCTGCGTTTGCATCGGCGGGGCTATCGCTCAGCGTATTTGCGGGCGCCTATTTCAGCGGGCCTTGCCACAGAGACTCTATCGGCTCACGTTGGCCAACGGATTCGTTGGGCGCGGGGGATGGCTCAGATACTTCGTATCGACAATCCATTGGTTGGGCCGGGACTTAAATGGCAACAGCGCTTGTGTTATTTCAACGCGATGTTGCACTTTTTGGCGGGGGTGCCGCGTTTGATTTTTCTTACCGCACCGCTGGTCTTTCTATTGCTGCACGTCCACGTGATCTACGCACCGGCGGTGATGATCCTGCTGTATGTGTTCCCCCATATGTTCCACTCGTCAGTGGTTAATTCATTGATTCAGGGGCGGTATCGCTACTCGTTCTGGGGAGAGGTGTATGAGTCGGTATTGGCTTGGTACGTAGCTCGGCCGACAACCGTGGCGCTTTTTGCGCCTCACAAGGGCAAATTCAACGTGACTGCAAAGGGCGGCAAGGTAGAGAAGGAATACTACGACTGGGTTATCTCCAAGCCCTATATCACGCTGGTGCTATTGAATTTGGCCGGTTTGGTGTGGGGGGGCTACCGGCTAGCGGCAGGGGCCGAGATCGAGCGTTCAGCAGTGATCATCAATATGTTGTGGGTGGTTTATAACATGATGTTGCTGGGGGCTGCCGCGGCCGTCGCACGCGAAGTGAAGCAGGTGCGCAGTGCGCCCCGGGTGGAGGTGGATATCCCCGCTTCAATTCTACTGACATCGGGTCATCGGCTGCATGGCAGCCTGCGGGATTTTTCTCTGGGTGGCGTCAGAGTTGCGGTGGAGGATATGAACCTAATGCGCGATCAGCGCCATATGCAGGTGGTGCTGGAGCGTGGCAGCGAGCGCTTTGCTTTTCCAGTGGAGAAGGTTTTCGCCAATGACGATGTCATTGGCTTTCGCCTGGGGCAGCTGAGCAATGAGCAGTTGATAAACTATGTGCAGTGCACATTTGCCAGAGGCGACCTGTGGGTGCGCTGGAAAGATAACTATCGGGCTGATCAGCCAGGGATGAGTTTTGCGCAAATTTTGAGCGCTGCGGTGAGAGGATATCAGCGTATGGTGAGTATGGGACCCGCGCCGCTGCCGCAGCTTTACCGGCTGTACCAGCGTGTAACGACGGGCTTGGCTAGTTTGCGCCCGGTACCGGTTCAGGCGGTGGGAGTATGA
- the bcsG gene encoding cellulose biosynthesis protein BcsG: MEFRHIRELGWWNVFILTKAVLYLTGRMDFLIGLNIALVLFLLLEADSPTARTIKNSVAILLSIVLVITELGFPIFSLPTLVADGDFDAIIQPIFGAILYREFVLAPVLLATAYYYFSRIIEFGIVSCIAVTGAALLHSGILEVLLPQHSSTVVEQAAAQAAEGRPDDTELNTLLSSFFTNESSRSIEFTDNAPGFDIVILSVCSLAWDDLDLTGLRTHPLFDEFDIVFDNFNSATSYSGPALIRLLRANCGQQDHPALFKTPSSSICLMASRLDELGYKQSLVMNHDGVFDNFLGLMREFGGLKAPLLDQSNLEVAQKAFDGSPVYDDGSALNSWLNNKGENGPRMLLYNTVSLHDGNRLIKGKSGAGVAGYKVRAQRMLDDLHAFIMALEQQNKPTLLLFVPEHGAGMKGDRLQLSGMREIPLPGITHVPVAAKLIGATRRGPVYRVPDATSHLAITALIDRVIQFQPYKAEHYSAQSLGEDLPRTRAVSQNEGSTVIETEGSHYLTLDRQRWQPYPAH; encoded by the coding sequence ATGGAATTCAGACACATCCGGGAACTGGGCTGGTGGAATGTATTCATTCTCACTAAAGCGGTGCTCTATCTTACCGGCAGGATGGATTTCCTTATCGGTCTTAATATTGCTCTGGTGTTATTTCTATTGCTGGAAGCTGACTCACCAACGGCTAGGACAATCAAAAACAGCGTCGCCATTTTACTGTCGATTGTGCTTGTTATTACCGAGCTGGGATTCCCGATTTTCTCCCTGCCGACTCTTGTTGCCGATGGCGATTTCGACGCCATTATACAACCCATCTTTGGCGCTATTTTATACCGCGAGTTTGTTCTGGCACCGGTGCTTTTAGCCACTGCTTACTACTATTTCTCCCGCATCATTGAGTTCGGTATAGTAAGCTGTATCGCCGTCACTGGTGCTGCGTTACTCCACAGCGGCATACTCGAGGTACTGCTCCCTCAACACAGCAGCACGGTGGTGGAGCAGGCCGCTGCCCAAGCCGCTGAGGGTCGCCCCGACGATACAGAGCTGAATACTTTGCTCTCGTCCTTCTTTACCAACGAATCGTCCCGCAGCATCGAGTTCACCGACAATGCTCCTGGGTTCGATATCGTAATTCTGAGCGTGTGCTCCCTGGCTTGGGATGATCTCGATCTCACCGGCCTTCGGACACATCCACTGTTTGATGAATTCGACATCGTTTTCGACAATTTCAATTCAGCCACAAGCTACAGCGGCCCCGCGCTAATTAGACTGCTTCGCGCCAACTGCGGACAACAAGACCACCCGGCACTGTTTAAGACCCCCTCGTCTTCTATCTGTTTAATGGCCTCCCGACTCGATGAGCTGGGTTACAAGCAAAGCTTGGTTATGAATCACGACGGGGTGTTCGACAATTTTCTGGGGCTGATGCGAGAGTTTGGTGGCTTGAAAGCACCACTGCTGGACCAAAGTAATTTGGAAGTGGCCCAAAAAGCCTTCGATGGCTCTCCGGTTTACGACGACGGCAGCGCACTCAACAGTTGGCTCAACAACAAGGGCGAGAACGGCCCCCGCATGTTGCTGTATAACACGGTCTCCCTTCACGATGGCAACCGGCTCATCAAAGGCAAATCTGGCGCCGGCGTCGCCGGCTACAAAGTCAGAGCTCAAAGAATGCTGGACGACCTGCACGCATTCATCATGGCACTAGAACAGCAAAACAAACCGACCCTGCTACTCTTTGTGCCAGAGCATGGCGCAGGGATGAAAGGCGACCGCCTACAGCTTAGCGGCATGCGGGAAATACCCTTGCCCGGCATCACTCACGTTCCCGTCGCCGCCAAACTCATAGGCGCTACGCGGCGAGGGCCGGTCTACCGCGTACCCGATGCCACCAGTCACCTAGCCATTACTGCATTGATTGACAGGGTAATACAGTTTCAGCCTTACAAAGCTGAGCACTATTCCGCTCAATCCCTCGGCGAAGACCTACCCCGGACCCGAGCTGTATCACAGAACGAGGGAAGCACTGTTATTGAAACCGAAGGCAGCCACTATCTAACTCTGGACCGGCAGCGCTGGCAGCCATACCCTGCCCATTAA
- the bcsB gene encoding cellulose biosynthesis cyclic di-GMP-binding regulatory protein BcsB, with product MKGRLSLPRCTMAFGAVAAVLLAGMATLSFAAEPIDGAEPVPVYQSRLSFADLGHQQSLELQGSESSVFLGFGSRLDETVDEAELLLDYTVSPSLRAVYSHLKVYLNNELMGSIPFSEADIGQRRQSRVSLDPRYFGDFNSVRVELIGHLTDDCWNPDEPTIWTELSQSSEVLLSVKKRRLRNDLALLPAPFFDERDFTALELPVVLPSDYSLGVVHAAALTSSYFGSLSTWRGASFPVEIDTLPERHSIVLMTNNQRPRAFAEFPQVDKPTLQVISHPDNPYVKLLLIQGRDDSQLITAVKGLALGQSLLTGQVAEINSVDQLKPRQPYDAPNWVRTDRPVKLGELVNDLTELQVSGRLPGPVNISLQVPPDLFTWQSRGIPLDVSYRYSPTAGKSTGSKMNFFVNNQFVEGFNLTPRGIDGEEKELRVPLLDDGLVGTGDRVRIPAFRVGTRNRLSFQFAFSAQVDGSCRVVPAGSYQAAITGDSTIDFTGFPHYIEMPNLHAFVTAGFPFSRLADLADTAMVVPPQPGPAVVQSLLDVSGFIGASTGYPGLAMTVTDNLESDDVKAKNLLLIDVAPGLGGKVGNNDNLHLLVENAERQLRRPLRNDSGRLNAERETQDSAPVDQVSLRAEGAFAAIVGMESPFKADRSVVAIVADKPKDLLDVGVAMRDSGKLPYMFGSVVTIRGDRVASFHVGDNYYVGELPLLQLIWFHFSKHPVLLAFMALLLIVLLTLALWRILAVYAARRLKQGNDS from the coding sequence ATGAAAGGACGGTTGAGCTTGCCTCGGTGCACGATGGCGTTCGGGGCAGTGGCAGCGGTGCTACTGGCGGGAATGGCGACACTCTCTTTCGCTGCCGAGCCCATTGACGGTGCTGAGCCGGTGCCGGTTTACCAAAGCCGACTCAGTTTTGCAGATTTAGGTCACCAGCAGTCGCTGGAGTTACAGGGCAGTGAAAGTAGTGTCTTCCTAGGTTTTGGCTCTCGCCTAGACGAGACCGTCGATGAAGCTGAGCTATTGCTTGATTACACTGTCTCGCCCTCGCTTCGCGCGGTGTATTCGCATTTAAAGGTTTACCTCAACAATGAGTTGATGGGGTCGATCCCTTTCTCTGAGGCTGACATTGGCCAGCGTCGCCAGTCCCGTGTCTCTCTCGATCCGCGCTATTTTGGCGACTTCAACAGTGTGAGGGTGGAATTAATCGGTCATCTCACTGACGACTGCTGGAATCCAGATGAGCCTACTATCTGGACAGAGCTCAGCCAGTCCAGTGAGGTGTTGCTGTCGGTAAAGAAGCGGCGCTTGCGCAATGATTTAGCGTTGCTGCCGGCACCGTTTTTCGATGAGCGGGATTTTACGGCGCTGGAATTGCCGGTGGTGCTTCCGTCGGATTATTCGCTGGGGGTTGTGCACGCGGCGGCGTTAACCAGCTCCTATTTTGGGTCCTTGTCGACATGGCGGGGCGCCAGCTTCCCGGTGGAGATTGATACTTTGCCAGAGCGTCACAGCATCGTGTTGATGACCAATAATCAGCGCCCCCGGGCGTTCGCGGAATTCCCCCAGGTCGATAAGCCAACCCTGCAGGTTATCAGTCATCCCGACAACCCCTATGTCAAACTACTTTTGATTCAGGGGCGCGATGACAGTCAATTGATAACGGCCGTTAAGGGACTTGCATTGGGGCAGTCGCTGTTAACCGGCCAGGTGGCAGAAATTAACAGTGTGGACCAACTTAAGCCCCGCCAACCCTACGATGCGCCCAACTGGGTGCGCACTGACAGGCCGGTGAAATTGGGGGAGTTGGTCAACGACCTAACCGAACTGCAAGTCAGTGGGCGGTTACCGGGCCCAGTTAATATCTCACTGCAGGTCCCGCCCGATCTCTTTACTTGGCAGAGCCGCGGCATTCCGCTGGATGTCAGCTATCGCTACTCGCCGACAGCGGGAAAGTCCACTGGCTCCAAGATGAATTTTTTCGTCAATAACCAGTTTGTGGAAGGGTTTAATCTCACGCCGCGAGGTATTGACGGCGAAGAAAAAGAGCTGCGGGTACCGCTGTTGGATGACGGCTTAGTGGGCACTGGCGACCGGGTGCGGATTCCCGCCTTCAGAGTGGGCACCCGCAATCGTCTTAGTTTTCAGTTTGCCTTCTCGGCGCAGGTGGACGGTAGCTGCCGTGTGGTGCCAGCAGGCAGCTACCAGGCGGCGATCACCGGGGATTCCACCATCGATTTCACTGGGTTTCCCCACTATATAGAAATGCCCAACCTACACGCCTTTGTCACCGCAGGCTTTCCATTTTCCCGTCTGGCGGATCTCGCCGATACCGCGATGGTGGTTCCGCCTCAGCCGGGGCCTGCTGTTGTGCAGTCATTGTTGGACGTCAGTGGCTTTATCGGCGCCAGCACCGGCTACCCGGGGCTGGCCATGACTGTCACTGACAACCTTGAAAGCGATGACGTCAAAGCCAAGAACCTTTTACTGATTGATGTGGCACCGGGACTTGGCGGCAAGGTGGGCAATAACGATAACTTGCATTTACTTGTGGAGAACGCTGAGCGGCAATTACGTCGACCGCTGCGCAACGACAGTGGCCGGCTCAATGCCGAACGCGAGACGCAAGACAGTGCGCCGGTGGATCAGGTGAGCCTCCGCGCCGAGGGCGCGTTTGCCGCCATAGTGGGCATGGAGTCACCCTTTAAGGCGGATCGCAGTGTGGTGGCGATTGTCGCCGATAAGCCCAAGGATTTGCTCGATGTCGGCGTGGCGATGCGGGACTCGGGTAAGCTGCCCTATATGTTTGGCTCGGTGGTCACCATACGGGGTGATCGGGTTGCCAGCTTCCATGTGGGCGATAACTACTACGTGGGTGAGCTGCCGCTACTGCAATTAATCTGGTTCCACTTTTCCAAGCATCCGGTATTGCTTGCCTTTATGGCCTTACTGCTTATCGTGCTGCTTACGCTAGCGCTGTGGCGGATACTGGCTGTTTATGCAGCGCGGCGTCTCAAGCAGGGTAACGACTCGTAA
- the bcsG gene encoding cellulose biosynthesis protein BcsG encodes MTNSNSPQAAAISTAPPAVATGLGWWNLYFLIKLGLYVKGAIDFHLLENIAFIAALLIPLQGRWLRVFRQAIAVPAALWLLHFDSYLPPLGRLTAQLDQIMSFEWFYLAELLQRFIPADAVFGLILLTVVFYFVDQILRVTTIVIFAVAAIGLQQWFFMAGSQGTATTTPAPSLASNREPSGDINTQLNRYVSNFFSSERQRTVSFPDTIDRENQFDILLISVCSLSWDDLDAVGYRNHPFFKRFDIVFEQFNSATTYSGPALLRLTRANCGQPTHGDLYQPAPAACKTFELLEARGYQEALIMNHDGEFNDLLERTRRFGGIEAELISQQGIEVTQKAFAGSPVVRDGPLLERWWEQRQQLGEDPVIALYNTATLHDGNRLVGKNVTGSEGYKLRLDALLTDLEGVFDRLERSDRNIMVILIPEHGAGLEGDHMQISGMREIPSPAITHVPVAAKLIGPDMKRIDEPAFVSGPSGHMALSALIDAVIRNDVFANQRFSAGSLVSGLPETASVSQNEGSTVVEYRDEHYLSLDGTTWSRYASP; translated from the coding sequence GTGACTAACTCCAACTCACCGCAAGCCGCAGCAATATCTACGGCTCCACCTGCCGTCGCAACAGGGCTGGGCTGGTGGAACTTGTATTTTCTGATTAAGTTAGGCTTATATGTAAAGGGAGCGATAGATTTTCACCTGCTGGAGAATATCGCCTTCATCGCCGCGCTTCTAATCCCTTTACAGGGGCGTTGGCTCCGGGTTTTTCGGCAGGCTATTGCCGTACCCGCTGCGCTGTGGCTGCTGCACTTTGACTCCTACCTGCCCCCACTTGGCAGACTGACGGCTCAGCTCGACCAGATTATGAGCTTTGAGTGGTTCTATCTTGCCGAGCTGCTACAGCGTTTTATCCCTGCCGATGCGGTGTTTGGACTTATCCTGCTAACGGTCGTTTTTTATTTTGTTGACCAAATCTTGCGTGTCACAACGATTGTGATTTTTGCAGTTGCCGCTATTGGCCTTCAACAGTGGTTTTTTATGGCCGGGAGCCAAGGCACAGCCACTACAACACCCGCTCCGAGCTTAGCCAGCAACCGGGAGCCAAGCGGCGACATCAACACACAACTTAATCGCTATGTGAGTAACTTCTTTAGCAGCGAGCGTCAACGGACGGTGAGCTTTCCAGATACTATCGACAGGGAGAATCAGTTTGATATTCTGCTGATCAGTGTATGCTCCCTATCATGGGATGACCTGGACGCTGTCGGCTATCGAAATCACCCTTTCTTTAAGCGCTTTGATATTGTCTTTGAGCAATTTAATTCCGCCACGACGTATAGTGGCCCCGCGCTACTGCGCCTAACACGCGCCAATTGCGGCCAGCCGACCCACGGTGACCTCTATCAGCCGGCTCCGGCAGCCTGCAAGACTTTCGAGCTACTGGAAGCAAGGGGCTATCAGGAGGCTTTAATCATGAACCACGATGGCGAGTTCAACGACTTACTGGAGCGAACCCGTCGCTTTGGCGGCATCGAGGCAGAGTTGATCTCCCAACAGGGTATTGAGGTAACCCAGAAAGCCTTTGCCGGTTCGCCGGTGGTCCGTGACGGTCCGCTACTTGAACGCTGGTGGGAGCAGCGCCAGCAGCTTGGGGAGGATCCGGTGATTGCGCTCTACAACACCGCCACCCTGCATGACGGCAACCGCTTGGTGGGTAAAAATGTGACTGGCTCGGAAGGCTACAAACTGCGCCTGGACGCATTGCTGACTGATCTCGAGGGCGTCTTTGACCGCCTGGAGCGCAGTGACCGCAATATTATGGTGATACTGATTCCTGAGCACGGCGCCGGGCTAGAGGGCGACCATATGCAAATTTCTGGTATGCGAGAAATACCCTCCCCCGCCATCACCCATGTCCCCGTCGCCGCCAAGCTTATTGGCCCGGATATGAAACGCATCGATGAGCCAGCGTTTGTGAGCGGACCAAGTGGCCACATGGCACTCTCAGCGCTGATCGACGCGGTTATTCGTAACGATGTTTTCGCCAACCAGCGTTTCTCTGCAGGCTCCCTTGTGTCTGGCCTACCGGAAACTGCTTCAGTCTCTCAAAACGAGGGCAGCACGGTAGTAGAATATCGCGACGAGCATTACCTCAGCCTCGACGGCACTACATGGAGCCGCTACGCCTCACCCTAG
- the bcsQ gene encoding cellulose biosynthesis protein BcsQ produces the protein MAVNSLCGGAGATTVVANLSHALELLGCRTLCIDLNPANLLTLQFGVDPLHRGGWAASVVAGERIGDAVWQSDDGRRILPFGQLSREDLTNLDGSDADIVARICRQDIADIDTVILDGPSGLPEHFPASLQRVAEAATNAAVLRIWVIAADPRSYATLHRNLPASGDVQLLNRYRPECMIDSDIATVLRYEFDGGMVPVVLPEDASAPEAAACQRSVISHAPASQLAADFRALGVWCRSQLESR, from the coding sequence GTGGCAGTTAACAGCCTCTGCGGCGGCGCTGGTGCTACTACGGTGGTTGCCAATCTATCCCATGCTTTGGAGCTGTTGGGCTGTCGGACCTTATGCATCGACTTAAATCCCGCCAACCTTCTCACCCTGCAGTTCGGTGTCGATCCTCTGCATCGCGGAGGCTGGGCCGCCTCTGTTGTTGCTGGAGAACGGATTGGCGATGCGGTTTGGCAAAGTGATGATGGGCGGCGGATTTTGCCTTTCGGCCAACTGTCTCGGGAAGATCTCACTAATTTGGACGGGTCTGATGCCGATATCGTTGCGCGGATATGCCGACAGGATATTGCGGATATTGATACGGTGATCTTGGATGGGCCGTCTGGCTTACCGGAGCACTTCCCCGCAAGCCTACAGCGGGTGGCGGAGGCCGCGACGAATGCTGCAGTGCTGCGGATCTGGGTAATCGCAGCAGATCCGCGCAGCTACGCCACACTGCATCGTAACTTGCCAGCTAGTGGGGACGTGCAATTACTGAATCGCTATCGACCCGAGTGCATGATTGATAGCGACATTGCTACGGTGCTTCGGTATGAGTTTGACGGCGGTATGGTGCCAGTGGTGTTGCCGGAAGATGCATCGGCCCCGGAAGCGGCCGCCTGTCAACGCAGTGTAATCAGCCATGCCCCGGCTAGCCAATTGGCGGCGGATTTTCGAGCATTGGGCGTTTGGTGTCGCAGCCAACTGGAGTCGCGTTGA